A stretch of the Haloplanus aerogenes genome encodes the following:
- a CDS encoding 5,10-methylenetetrahydromethanopterin reductase, translating to MLGIELTPEHPLDRLVDLGTTAETAGYDTIFVSSHYNNRSPFAALSRLAAATDSVRLGPGVVNPLERHPVTLAGEVATVAEASDGRAVFGIGPGDPSTLGNLGLADDRGLRPVLEAFKVAQRLWDGERVTHDGTFEAEDAGLNFDVPTPIPTYVGGEGPHMCKMAAKHADGLLYNGAHPADLRWAREQVDKGLTDRLDGLGDFDLAAYASVSVAADREAAREAARPPVAFIAAGSPPPVLARHDLDPDRADEIGDRIGTGDFSEAFDLVTPAMIDAFCAAGTVDEVADRLGNVLEYADSVVVGSPLGPDLDAAIDLAATAHERSTE from the coding sequence ATGCTCGGCATCGAACTCACGCCCGAGCATCCGCTCGACCGACTGGTCGACCTCGGGACGACCGCCGAGACCGCCGGCTACGACACGATTTTCGTCTCCAGTCACTACAACAACCGCTCGCCCTTCGCCGCGCTCTCGCGTCTCGCCGCGGCGACGGATTCGGTACGACTCGGCCCCGGCGTCGTCAACCCGCTGGAGCGCCACCCCGTCACGCTCGCGGGCGAGGTGGCGACCGTCGCGGAAGCCAGCGACGGCCGCGCGGTGTTCGGCATCGGTCCCGGCGACCCCTCCACACTCGGGAATCTCGGTCTCGCCGACGACCGCGGCCTCCGCCCCGTCCTGGAGGCGTTCAAGGTCGCTCAGCGACTCTGGGACGGCGAACGCGTCACCCACGACGGGACCTTCGAGGCCGAGGACGCCGGCCTCAACTTCGACGTGCCCACCCCCATCCCGACCTACGTCGGCGGCGAGGGGCCGCACATGTGCAAGATGGCCGCGAAACACGCCGACGGCCTGCTCTACAACGGTGCCCACCCCGCGGATCTCCGCTGGGCGCGCGAGCAGGTCGACAAGGGCCTGACGGATCGCCTCGACGGCCTCGGCGACTTCGACCTCGCGGCCTACGCGAGCGTCAGCGTCGCCGCCGACCGTGAGGCCGCCCGCGAGGCCGCCCGGCCCCCGGTCGCGTTCATCGCCGCCGGGTCGCCGCCGCCCGTCCTCGCCCGGCACGATCTCGACCCGGACCGCGCCGACGAGATCGGTGACCGGATCGGCACCGGCGACTTCTCCGAGGCGTTCGACCTCGTGACGCCCGCGATGATCGACGCCTTCTGTGCCGCGGGGACGGTCGACGAGGTGGCCGACCGGCTAGGGAACGTGCTGGAGTACGCCGACAGCGTCGTCGTCGGATCGCCGCTCGGGCCGGACCTCGATGCCGCCATCGACCTCGCGGCGACGGCCCACGAGCGCTCGACCGAATAG
- the mutL gene encoding DNA mismatch repair endonuclease MutL, giving the protein MRRLDRETVDRIAAGEVVTRPARVVVELVENALDAGADRIEIEVVGDGTDRIRVVDDGEGMSAEEAALAVERHTTSKLPDGNLSTVDTLGFRGEALASIADVANVTLTTNDGGARGTQVQVTEDGEATVDSAGRGRGTTVEVTDLFHNRPARKESLAAPATEFERISDRVATYALLRPGVAIALDHDGRRVFATPGSGAFVDAALSVYGREVARESTTLDAEASVEVGDRTAPVSVRGLLAYPSVTRAGTEHTRIAVNGRPVSVPVLRRAVERGYGSLLPGDRHPVTTLLVSLPPWVVDQNVHPTKETVALRAADTVADAVETAVSDALATADLRRSADVAMDLEAALDPVESEPSLLGDATFVGRFRDLYLLCEADGELLVIDQHAAHERINYERLRAAMESEGVPSATLDPPATLSLSPGEVAAVEAHADALARLGFDCEPFGGGTVRVRAVPAPLGRVADPDTLESTLAALRDGETAERRDELLADLACHPSLKAGDELDDDEATALIERLGACEQPFACPHGRPTVLAIDEAHLARGFERHPNRR; this is encoded by the coding sequence ATGAGACGACTGGACCGCGAGACGGTCGACCGCATCGCGGCGGGCGAAGTCGTGACCCGGCCGGCGCGGGTCGTCGTCGAACTCGTCGAGAACGCGCTGGACGCGGGCGCCGACCGAATCGAAATCGAGGTGGTCGGGGACGGCACCGATCGGATTCGTGTCGTCGACGACGGCGAGGGGATGAGCGCCGAGGAGGCGGCACTGGCGGTCGAGCGCCACACGACCAGCAAACTCCCTGACGGGAACCTGTCGACCGTCGACACGCTCGGCTTCCGTGGCGAGGCGCTGGCGAGCATCGCAGACGTGGCCAACGTGACACTGACGACCAACGACGGCGGGGCGCGGGGGACGCAGGTGCAGGTAACCGAGGACGGTGAGGCGACCGTCGACTCCGCCGGCCGGGGGCGCGGGACGACCGTCGAGGTGACCGATCTGTTCCACAACCGCCCGGCGCGGAAGGAGTCGCTGGCGGCGCCGGCGACGGAGTTCGAGCGGATAAGCGACCGCGTCGCCACCTACGCGCTCCTCCGCCCCGGAGTGGCTATCGCCCTCGACCACGACGGCCGGCGGGTGTTCGCCACGCCCGGTTCCGGCGCGTTCGTGGACGCCGCGCTCTCGGTGTACGGCCGCGAGGTGGCCCGCGAGAGCACGACCCTCGACGCCGAGGCGAGTGTCGAGGTGGGCGACCGGACGGCCCCGGTGTCGGTCCGGGGTCTGCTCGCCTACCCCTCGGTCACCCGGGCCGGAACGGAACACACCCGGATCGCGGTCAACGGCCGGCCGGTGTCGGTGCCGGTCCTGCGGCGCGCGGTCGAACGCGGGTACGGGTCGCTCCTCCCGGGCGACCGCCACCCCGTCACCACCCTCCTCGTCTCGCTCCCGCCGTGGGTGGTCGATCAGAACGTCCACCCGACGAAGGAGACGGTCGCGCTCCGGGCGGCCGACACCGTGGCGGACGCCGTCGAGACGGCGGTTTCGGACGCGCTCGCGACGGCCGACCTCCGGCGGTCGGCGGACGTGGCGATGGATCTGGAGGCGGCGCTCGACCCGGTCGAGTCCGAACCGTCGCTGCTCGGTGATGCCACGTTCGTCGGCCGCTTCCGTGACCTCTACCTGCTCTGTGAGGCCGACGGCGAGTTGCTGGTGATCGATCAGCACGCCGCCCACGAGCGGATCAACTACGAGCGCCTGCGGGCAGCGATGGAGTCGGAGGGCGTTCCGTCGGCCACGCTCGACCCGCCGGCGACGCTCTCGCTCTCGCCGGGCGAGGTGGCCGCCGTCGAGGCCCACGCCGACGCCCTCGCCCGCCTCGGCTTCGACTGCGAACCGTTCGGCGGCGGGACCGTCCGCGTGCGGGCTGTCCCGGCGCCGCTCGGACGCGTCGCCGACCCCGACACGCTCGAATCGACGCTCGCCGCCCTGCGGGACGGCGAGACGGCGGAGCGTCGGGACGAGTTGCTCGCGGATCTGGCCTGTCACCCGTCGCTGAAGGCGGGCGACGAACTCGACGACGACGAGGCCACGGCGCTGATCGAACGGCTGGGGGCGTGCGAACAGCCGTTCGCCTGCCCGCACGGGCGACCGACGGTACTGGCCATCGACGAGGCGCACCTCGCCCGCGGGTTCGAGCGGCACCCGAATCGGCGGTAG
- a CDS encoding DUF7573 domain-containing protein: MSDRSLDEFANANANGDDEDDAEPTARPPEPSPTPATPTMRWSTDPVACDDCGAAVARRWRDGDSYVCADCKEW; this comes from the coding sequence GTGTCCGACCGCTCGCTCGACGAGTTCGCGAACGCGAACGCCAACGGGGACGACGAGGACGATGCCGAACCGACGGCCCGACCCCCGGAGCCGTCACCCACACCCGCCACGCCCACGATGCGGTGGTCGACCGACCCCGTCGCCTGCGACGACTGCGGCGCGGCCGTCGCCCGTCGCTGGCGAGATGGTGACTCCTACGTCTGTGCCGACTGCAAGGAGTGGTAA